A genomic segment from Streptomyces sp. NBC_01233 encodes:
- a CDS encoding DNA-3-methyladenine glycosylase family protein → MADRFDPLTRTAVRGGRTDVPPGRGTTAGAGAKERLWTPEGPLDLGLTLGPLRRGPADPTFRTTPDGSVWRTARTPQGPATLRVARAGEQVHAEAWGPGADWFLEQLPVLLGAGDDPAAFVPRHRLVHASHRRRPGLRLTRTGMVLESLVPTVLEQKVTADEAYRSWRRLVRQYGEPAPGPQDLYVVPDARTWAMIPSWDWHKAGVDAKRSATIVRAARVANRLEEAAAMGPAEAVRRLEAVPGIGPWTSAETLQRSNGDPDAVTTGDLHLPGIIGYALVGDRDTDDAAMLELLAPYAGQRHRAARLILLAGHAPPRRTPRMPRGDIGRL, encoded by the coding sequence ATGGCCGACCGTTTCGATCCCCTCACCCGTACCGCAGTGCGCGGCGGCCGCACCGACGTCCCCCCGGGCCGGGGAACCACCGCCGGCGCCGGCGCCAAGGAACGCCTGTGGACCCCCGAAGGTCCCCTCGACCTCGGCCTCACCCTCGGCCCCCTCAGACGCGGCCCCGCCGACCCCACCTTCCGCACCACCCCCGACGGCTCGGTCTGGCGCACCGCCCGCACCCCGCAGGGCCCGGCCACCCTCCGCGTGGCCCGCGCGGGCGAGCAGGTGCACGCCGAAGCCTGGGGCCCAGGCGCTGACTGGTTCCTCGAACAGCTCCCCGTGCTCCTCGGCGCCGGCGACGACCCGGCCGCCTTCGTCCCCCGCCACCGCCTCGTGCACGCCAGCCACCGCCGCCGCCCCGGCCTGCGCCTCACCCGCACCGGCATGGTCCTGGAGTCCCTGGTCCCCACGGTCCTGGAGCAGAAGGTCACCGCCGACGAGGCCTACCGATCCTGGCGCCGCCTCGTCCGGCAGTACGGCGAGCCCGCGCCCGGGCCGCAGGACCTGTACGTCGTGCCCGACGCCCGCACCTGGGCCATGATCCCGTCCTGGGACTGGCACAAGGCCGGGGTCGACGCGAAGCGCTCCGCCACCATCGTCCGGGCCGCCCGCGTGGCGAACCGCCTGGAGGAGGCCGCCGCCATGGGCCCGGCCGAGGCTGTGCGACGGCTGGAGGCCGTCCCCGGCATCGGCCCGTGGACCTCCGCCGAAACCCTCCAGCGCAGCAACGGCGACCCCGACGCCGTCACCACCGGCGACCTGCACCTCCCCGGCATCATCGGCTACGCCCTCGTCGGGGACCGCGACACCGACGACGCCGCCATGCTGGAGCTCCTCGCCCCGTACGCCGGGCAGCGCCACCGCGCCGCCCGGCTCATCCTCCTCGCGGGCCACGCCCCGCCCCGCCGCACGCCCCGCATGCCGCGCGGCGACATCGGCCGGCTCTGA
- a CDS encoding peptidoglycan recognition protein family protein, with product MRGFLASSIGVATAAALALPLALPPQALAAPATGAVAPVTPGGSTQSLPLAPLGPAADRTPGVPGMSASPRGPETQGLAAREVKTFSLVGVVWDDAGTELHGRVQVRTRSARTATWSDWQDVEIHNSEHAADPGAAERASGRVRGATAPLWVGESDAVEVRVQAEPGDAPATSPGSRLPSGLRIELVDPGAEVPVRAADGKNGGPVGDDKGEVAAPGMTMEMAESSAANVPHAALGADEITELDKADSTADAVYASDGELTAAAAPFIGPRPRIVTRKGWGADESLREKAFVYTSTVKAAFVHHSASGNNYACKDAPAVLRSLYRYHVISSGWRDLGYNFAVDKCGTVYEGRAGGVSKAVLGAHTMGFNTNSMGVVVLGSYASAAPPAVAVDAVARLTAWKLGLFGRDPRAKTTLTSGGGNRYPKGRKVSMNVISGHRDGFATECPGKRLYGKLPTTRTNSAKLQGRP from the coding sequence ATGCGTGGATTCCTTGCTTCCTCGATCGGCGTCGCGACGGCCGCCGCACTGGCCCTGCCCCTCGCGCTTCCTCCTCAGGCCCTGGCCGCTCCTGCCACGGGCGCGGTCGCTCCCGTGACCCCAGGCGGGTCCACCCAGTCGCTGCCGCTCGCCCCCCTGGGACCCGCGGCGGACCGCACCCCCGGCGTCCCCGGCATGAGCGCCTCGCCCCGCGGACCCGAGACGCAGGGCCTGGCCGCCCGCGAGGTCAAGACGTTCTCGCTGGTCGGCGTCGTCTGGGACGACGCCGGTACCGAACTCCACGGCCGGGTCCAGGTCCGTACCCGCTCCGCCCGGACCGCCACCTGGTCCGACTGGCAGGACGTCGAGATCCACAACAGCGAGCACGCGGCCGACCCCGGCGCGGCGGAACGCGCGTCCGGCCGCGTCCGCGGCGCCACCGCCCCGCTGTGGGTCGGCGAGTCCGACGCCGTCGAGGTCCGCGTCCAGGCGGAACCCGGCGACGCACCGGCCACCAGCCCGGGATCCCGGCTGCCCTCGGGCCTGCGGATCGAACTCGTCGACCCCGGCGCGGAAGTGCCCGTCAGGGCCGCGGACGGCAAGAACGGCGGCCCCGTCGGCGACGACAAGGGCGAGGTGGCGGCCCCCGGCATGACGATGGAGATGGCCGAGTCCTCCGCGGCGAACGTGCCGCACGCCGCGCTCGGCGCCGACGAGATCACCGAGCTGGACAAGGCCGACTCCACCGCCGACGCGGTCTACGCGAGCGACGGCGAACTGACCGCGGCGGCCGCCCCGTTCATCGGCCCGCGCCCGCGGATCGTCACCCGCAAGGGGTGGGGCGCGGACGAGTCCCTGCGCGAGAAGGCCTTCGTCTACACCAGCACGGTGAAGGCGGCCTTCGTCCACCACAGCGCCTCCGGCAACAACTACGCCTGCAAGGACGCCCCGGCGGTGCTGCGCAGCCTGTACCGCTACCACGTGATCAGCAGCGGCTGGCGCGACCTCGGCTACAACTTCGCCGTCGACAAGTGCGGCACGGTCTACGAGGGCCGCGCGGGCGGCGTCTCCAAGGCGGTGCTCGGCGCCCACACCATGGGCTTCAACACGAACAGCATGGGCGTCGTGGTGCTCGGCAGCTACGCGTCCGCGGCACCCCCGGCGGTGGCGGTCGACGCGGTCGCCCGCCTCACGGCCTGGAAGCTCGGCCTCTTCGGCCGTGACCCGCGCGCGAAGACGACCCTGACGTCGGGCGGCGGCAACCGCTACCCCAAGGGCAGGAAGGTGTCGATGAACGTCATCTCGGGCCACCGCGACGGCTTCGCAACGGAATGCCCGGGCAAGAGGCTGTACGGCAAACTCCCGACGACGCGCACGAACTCGGCAAAACTCCAAGGCCGCCCCTAG
- a CDS encoding TIGR03089 family protein — MNATDRTPADLLRSALAADPGRPLVTFYDDATGERVELSVATFANWVAKTANLLQGDLGAEPGDRLALLLPAHWQSAVWLLACASVGVVAEIGGDPAGADLVVSGPDTLEQGLACGGERVALALRPLGGRFPQAPPAGYADYAVEVPGQGDRFAPFVPVDAEGPGLVVGGEELSYAALTARAREDAAKLGLGADSRVLTGRGYDTWDGLSAGLYAALAAGGSVVLCRNLDRLSAQALAQRVESERVTHTV, encoded by the coding sequence GTGAACGCCACTGACCGCACCCCTGCCGACCTGCTGCGATCCGCGCTCGCCGCCGATCCGGGCCGTCCGCTCGTCACCTTCTACGACGACGCCACCGGCGAGCGCGTCGAATTGTCCGTCGCGACCTTCGCCAATTGGGTGGCCAAGACCGCCAATCTGCTCCAGGGCGATCTGGGCGCCGAGCCCGGGGACCGGCTCGCACTGCTGCTCCCGGCGCACTGGCAGAGCGCCGTCTGGCTGCTCGCCTGCGCCTCGGTCGGGGTCGTGGCCGAGATCGGCGGCGATCCGGCCGGCGCGGACCTCGTCGTCAGCGGGCCGGACACGCTGGAGCAGGGTCTGGCGTGCGGCGGCGAGCGGGTGGCGCTCGCGCTGCGGCCGCTGGGCGGGCGGTTCCCGCAGGCGCCGCCGGCCGGGTACGCGGACTACGCGGTGGAGGTGCCCGGCCAGGGCGACCGCTTCGCCCCCTTCGTGCCGGTGGACGCCGAGGGCCCCGGGCTGGTCGTCGGAGGCGAGGAGCTCTCGTACGCGGCGCTCACCGCCCGCGCCCGCGAGGACGCGGCGAAGCTCGGCCTCGGAGCGGACTCGCGGGTGCTGACCGGGCGCGGCTACGACACCTGGGACGGGCTCTCGGCCGGGCTCTACGCCGCGCTGGCCGCGGGCGGGTCCGTGGTGCTGTGCCGGAATCTGGACCGGCTGTCGGCGCAAGCGCTGGCCCAGCGGGTCGAGAGCGAGCGCGTCACCCACACCGTCTAG
- a CDS encoding LCP family protein, with product MTGSAGIPGVTDAAGGAGRPPRNRRRRLLRWIGLGLALLVLAGAATGWWLYNKLDGNITEDTSATAELGRYERDRPAHLATGSQNILLIGSDSRSGKANAPYGQDEGTERSDTTILLHLPQDRRSATAVSIPRDLMTEIPPCLKGDGSRTGERFAQFNWAFQWGGAACTIRTVEKLTAIRIDHHMVIDFGGFKKMVDAIGGVEVCLKEPVDDSEAKLKLAAGRQTLQGEQALGFVRARYSLGNGSDTERMERQQQFLGSLVKKVKSNGVLLNPARLYPLLDAATSSVTTDPGLASLRDLYELVRGIRDVPTGQVQFLTVPRRPYPADPNRDELAEPDAARLFEQLRTDQPVTVAPPEPATTPAPPPNPSLPPAPASTDAPTAAPTDAPADGTEPATTAGATAGATPGGTTTPPVPVPTFTGTTAENADCR from the coding sequence GTGACGGGCAGCGCAGGCATACCGGGCGTCACCGATGCGGCCGGGGGCGCCGGACGGCCCCCGCGCAACCGCAGGCGCCGACTGCTGCGCTGGATCGGCCTCGGCCTCGCGCTCCTGGTCCTGGCGGGCGCGGCCACCGGCTGGTGGCTCTACAACAAGCTCGACGGGAACATCACCGAGGACACCTCGGCGACGGCCGAGCTGGGCCGCTACGAGCGCGACCGCCCGGCGCACCTCGCCACCGGCTCCCAGAACATCCTGCTGATCGGCTCGGACTCGCGCTCCGGCAAGGCCAACGCCCCGTACGGGCAGGACGAGGGGACCGAGCGCTCGGACACCACGATCCTGCTGCACCTGCCGCAGGACCGCAGGAGCGCGACCGCGGTGTCGATACCGCGGGACCTGATGACGGAGATCCCGCCCTGCCTGAAGGGGGACGGGAGCCGCACCGGCGAACGGTTCGCCCAGTTCAACTGGGCGTTCCAGTGGGGCGGGGCCGCCTGCACGATCCGCACCGTGGAGAAGCTCACGGCGATCCGGATCGACCACCACATGGTGATCGACTTCGGCGGGTTCAAGAAGATGGTCGACGCCATCGGCGGGGTGGAGGTCTGCCTCAAGGAGCCGGTGGACGACTCCGAGGCCAAGCTGAAGCTGGCCGCCGGGCGGCAGACCCTCCAGGGCGAGCAGGCGCTGGGCTTCGTCCGCGCCCGGTACAGCCTGGGCAACGGGAGTGACACCGAACGGATGGAGCGCCAGCAGCAGTTCCTCGGCTCGCTCGTCAAGAAGGTGAAGAGCAACGGGGTTCTGCTGAATCCGGCGCGGCTGTATCCGCTGCTGGACGCGGCGACCTCCTCGGTGACCACAGACCCGGGGCTGGCCTCACTGCGCGACCTGTACGAACTCGTGCGGGGCATACGGGACGTACCCACCGGGCAGGTGCAGTTCCTGACCGTGCCCCGCCGGCCCTACCCCGCCGACCCGAACCGGGACGAGCTGGCGGAGCCCGACGCGGCACGGCTGTTCGAGCAGCTGCGGACGGACCAGCCGGTGACGGTCGCCCCGCCCGAGCCCGCGACCACTCCCGCTCCCCCGCCCAACCCCTCGCTCCCGCCCGCTCCGGCCTCCACGGACGCGCCCACGGCCGCACCGACCGACGCGCCAGCGGACGGCACCGAACCGGCCACGACCGCCGGGGCGACGGCGGGCGCGACCCCCGGGGGAACCACGACACCCCCCGTTCCCGTCCCCACCTTTACCGGCACCACGGCGGAGAACGCCGACTGCCGGTAA
- a CDS encoding LCP family protein, with product MDAQSRGRADEIDPADQWVLNPRTGNYELQLGDSAAQQRPKVAAPRRSASAPAAPTAPSPGVPKPRRGDGPPGGRRSGRSRKGGGGGGRRKKALLITSGTLAFLLVGGAAAAYLYYDHLNGNLSVTDVAGAGTGGFKKDQPINILVIGTDKRSGAGNEGYGDKDSVGHADTTILFHVSKDRTNATALSIPRDLITNIPACPTKQPDGSTKTIAPATGTRFNTSLGQGGRDAGCTMRTVKELTGIEVDHFMMADFNAVKTLSTAVGGVPVCLAKAVNDEEGSHLKLGPGEHRLEGEQALAFVRTRHGFGNNSDLDRIRIQQQFLGSMMREMKSKETLTSPKKFLSLAEAATKSLSVDSGIGSIAKLTDLAGELKSIDTKNVTFTTLPVKDNPAEPEGSKATVVVEKSLADPLLQMIRGDISLTEVEKKEQAAKEAADADAKAKQDALLQGNRAPAGDVRVSVYNGGGPKGAASTTLNWLQNTKGMSKASNQGNAPAKVGATQLEYAPNQADQARALADAMGLPATALKMGTADAAAKAPMKLTLGPDFKEPGAPLSAAPDVPALSDDVQQAQADKAVCAK from the coding sequence GTGGATGCGCAAAGCCGTGGACGGGCGGACGAGATCGACCCCGCCGACCAGTGGGTGCTCAACCCCCGCACCGGCAACTACGAACTGCAACTGGGCGACTCCGCTGCGCAGCAGCGGCCCAAGGTCGCCGCGCCCCGTAGATCGGCCTCGGCCCCTGCCGCTCCCACCGCCCCATCCCCCGGCGTACCGAAGCCGCGCCGCGGCGACGGCCCGCCCGGCGGGCGCCGCAGCGGCCGCTCCCGCAAGGGCGGCGGTGGCGGCGGACGCCGCAAGAAGGCGCTGCTGATCACCAGCGGGACGCTGGCTTTCCTGCTGGTCGGCGGCGCCGCGGCGGCGTACCTCTACTACGACCACCTGAACGGCAACCTCAGCGTCACCGACGTCGCGGGCGCGGGCACCGGCGGTTTCAAGAAGGACCAGCCCATCAACATCCTGGTCATCGGCACCGACAAGCGCAGCGGTGCGGGCAACGAGGGCTACGGGGACAAGGACAGCGTCGGCCACGCCGACACCACGATCCTGTTCCACGTCTCGAAGGACCGGACGAACGCGACCGCGCTGTCCATCCCCCGCGACCTGATCACCAACATCCCGGCCTGCCCGACGAAGCAGCCGGACGGTTCCACGAAGACGATCGCGCCCGCCACGGGCACCCGCTTCAACACCAGCCTGGGCCAAGGGGGCCGCGACGCGGGCTGCACCATGCGCACGGTCAAGGAACTCACCGGGATCGAGGTCGACCACTTCATGATGGCCGACTTCAACGCCGTCAAGACGCTGAGCACGGCGGTCGGCGGAGTACCGGTGTGCCTGGCCAAGGCCGTGAACGACGAGGAAGGCTCCCATCTCAAACTGGGCCCCGGCGAACACCGGCTGGAGGGCGAGCAGGCCCTCGCCTTCGTCCGCACCCGGCACGGCTTCGGCAACAACAGCGACCTCGACCGGATCAGGATCCAGCAGCAGTTCCTGGGTTCGATGATGCGTGAGATGAAGTCCAAGGAGACGCTGACCAGCCCCAAGAAGTTCCTGTCCCTCGCGGAGGCGGCCACCAAGTCGCTGAGCGTGGACTCGGGGATCGGGTCCATCGCCAAACTCACCGACCTGGCGGGTGAGTTGAAGAGCATCGACACGAAGAACGTCACCTTCACCACCCTGCCCGTGAAGGACAACCCGGCCGAGCCGGAGGGCAGCAAGGCGACCGTCGTCGTCGAAAAGTCCCTGGCCGACCCGCTGTTGCAGATGATCCGGGGGGACATCTCGCTCACGGAGGTCGAGAAGAAGGAGCAGGCCGCGAAGGAGGCGGCCGACGCGGACGCGAAGGCCAAGCAGGACGCACTGCTCCAGGGCAACCGGGCGCCCGCGGGCGACGTACGGGTGAGCGTCTACAACGGCGGCGGGCCCAAGGGCGCCGCCTCCACGACCCTGAACTGGCTCCAGAACACCAAGGGCATGTCCAAGGCGAGCAACCAGGGCAACGCCCCGGCGAAGGTCGGGGCCACGCAGCTGGAGTACGCGCCCAACCAGGCCGACCAGGCCCGGGCACTGGCGGACGCCATGGGGCTGCCCGCCACCGCGCTGAAGATGGGGACGGCGGACGCGGCGGCGAAGGCCCCGATGAAGCTGACGCTCGGTCCGGACTTCAAGGAGCCGGGAGCCCCGCTGTCGGCGGCCCCTGACGTGCCGGCGCTGTCCGACGACGTCCAGCAGGCCCAGGCCGACAAGGCGGTCTGCGCCAAATAG
- a CDS encoding LCP family protein has product MRHSSVRGEGATAQATGEISEGGADAPDAVPAPRGGSRAVRRAAARQRPAGRGRRRVLRWVASVLSLLILGTAAAGYLYYRHLNGNIHTDALNLGETKLGGSKPNAFGQTPLNILLIGSDARNDAENQALGGATDTFDGPPLADVQMLLHLSADRSNMSVVSMPRDTMLMMPKCTEPNGKVHPASKGLVQTNESLQRGGPGCTVAAWTELTKIPIDHFMMIDFKGVVSMADAIGGVPVCVEQNVHSRTRDGKGSGLKLPKGENIIQGEVALQWLRTRYGFEDGTDIGRTHAQHQYMNSMAREFRKNAKLTNPVKLNSLAQAAIEAMVVDTGLNKIDKLYDLSMELKKVPPGRITMTTMPWVYSTKPGLDGRVEPMAGEAEDLFRMVREDIALDGKGSGDPTGGASPSPGASGAPSSTAPQPTTAPTTAPASAPAKIAVSVRNATAGKDGAQARVKNRANDVAALLAAKGFTKAGADTQTGAEDTTVVRFAADGQAADASAVATALGLPAASVQKSAEVSGIVLFVGKDWRTGDAPTPLPPAPTVAPTSAHALNGDNDKACMPIQPGFTW; this is encoded by the coding sequence GTGAGGCACAGCAGCGTGCGGGGGGAGGGGGCGACCGCCCAGGCCACCGGGGAGATATCCGAGGGCGGGGCGGACGCACCCGACGCGGTGCCCGCACCGCGGGGCGGCTCCAGGGCTGTCCGGCGTGCGGCCGCCCGCCAGCGCCCCGCCGGACGGGGCCGGCGGCGCGTGCTGCGCTGGGTGGCCTCCGTCCTGTCCCTGCTCATACTCGGGACGGCGGCGGCCGGATACCTGTACTACCGCCATCTGAACGGCAACATCCACACGGACGCGCTGAACCTCGGCGAGACCAAACTGGGCGGCTCCAAGCCCAACGCCTTCGGGCAGACCCCGCTGAACATCCTGCTCATCGGCTCCGACGCGCGCAACGACGCGGAGAACCAGGCTCTGGGCGGGGCCACGGACACCTTCGACGGCCCGCCCCTCGCGGACGTGCAGATGCTGTTGCACCTGTCCGCCGACCGCAGCAACATGTCCGTGGTCTCGATGCCGCGCGACACGATGCTGATGATGCCCAAGTGCACCGAGCCGAACGGCAAGGTGCACCCCGCGAGCAAGGGGCTCGTCCAGACGAACGAGTCCCTGCAGCGCGGCGGACCGGGCTGCACCGTCGCCGCGTGGACCGAGCTGACCAAGATCCCCATCGATCACTTCATGATGATCGACTTCAAGGGTGTGGTGTCCATGGCGGACGCCATCGGCGGCGTCCCGGTCTGCGTCGAGCAGAACGTGCACTCCCGCACCCGCGACGGCAAGGGCTCCGGCCTGAAGCTGCCGAAGGGCGAGAACATCATCCAGGGCGAGGTGGCCCTGCAGTGGCTGCGCACCCGCTACGGCTTCGAGGACGGCACCGACATCGGGCGCACCCACGCCCAGCACCAGTACATGAACTCGATGGCCCGCGAGTTCCGCAAGAACGCCAAGCTCACCAACCCGGTGAAGCTCAACAGCCTGGCTCAGGCGGCGATCGAGGCCATGGTCGTGGACACCGGCCTGAACAAGATCGACAAGCTGTACGACCTCAGCATGGAGCTCAAGAAGGTTCCGCCGGGGCGGATCACCATGACCACCATGCCCTGGGTCTACAGCACGAAGCCCGGTCTGGACGGACGCGTCGAGCCCATGGCGGGCGAGGCCGAGGACCTCTTCCGGATGGTCCGCGAGGACATCGCGCTGGACGGCAAGGGCTCGGGAGACCCGACGGGCGGCGCCTCTCCCTCGCCGGGCGCGAGCGGTGCCCCGTCCTCTACCGCCCCGCAGCCGACCACCGCCCCGACCACCGCCCCCGCCTCCGCGCCGGCGAAGATCGCGGTCAGCGTCCGCAACGCCACCGCCGGCAAGGACGGCGCCCAGGCCAGGGTCAAGAACCGGGCGAACGACGTGGCCGCGCTGCTCGCCGCCAAGGGCTTCACCAAGGCCGGCGCCGACACCCAGACCGGGGCCGAGGACACGACGGTGGTCCGCTTCGCCGCTGACGGCCAGGCGGCCGACGCGTCCGCCGTGGCCACCGCGCTCGGCCTGCCGGCCGCCTCGGTGCAGAAGTCCGCCGAGGTCTCCGGGATCGTCCTGTTCGTCGGCAAGGACTGGCGGACCGGGGACGCTCCGACCCCGCTGCCGCCCGCCCCGACCGTGGCCCCGACGTCCGCCCACGCGCTCAACGGCGACAACGACAAGGCGTGCATGCCGATCCAGCCGGGCTTCACCTGGTAA
- a CDS encoding glycosyltransferase family 2 protein, translated as MPAQQPAVSVIMPVLNEEHYLRDSVRHILEQEYAGEMEVVIALGPSTDRTDEIAAELVAEDPRVHTVPNPTGRTPAALNAAIKASRHPIVVRVDGHGMLSPNYIATAVRLLDETGAQNVGGIMHAEGENDWEEAVAAAMTSKIGVGNAPFHTGGQAGPAETVYLGVFRREALEQQGGYNEEFIRAQDWELNFRIREAGGLIWFSPELKVQYRPRRSVKALAKQYKDYGRWRHVVARYHSGSINLRYLAPPTLVCALAAGLVVGVTVTPLGFAIPAGYLAAIAVGSVPAGKGLPLKARAQIPVALATMHLCWGFGFLTSPRALANKLIASRRPAVHRDSSQV; from the coding sequence ATGCCCGCCCAGCAGCCCGCAGTCTCGGTGATCATGCCGGTGCTCAATGAGGAGCACTACCTCCGTGATTCCGTCCGCCACATCCTGGAACAGGAGTATGCGGGCGAGATGGAGGTGGTGATCGCACTCGGGCCGTCCACGGACCGCACCGACGAGATCGCCGCCGAACTCGTCGCCGAGGATCCCCGAGTCCACACCGTCCCGAATCCCACCGGCCGGACCCCGGCGGCGCTCAATGCCGCCATCAAGGCCTCGCGTCACCCGATCGTGGTACGCGTCGACGGCCACGGCATGCTCTCGCCGAACTACATCGCCACCGCCGTCCGCCTCCTGGACGAGACCGGTGCGCAGAACGTCGGCGGGATCATGCACGCCGAAGGCGAGAACGACTGGGAAGAGGCCGTCGCCGCCGCGATGACGTCGAAGATCGGCGTCGGCAACGCGCCCTTCCACACCGGCGGCCAGGCGGGACCGGCCGAGACCGTCTACCTCGGTGTCTTCCGCCGCGAGGCGCTGGAACAGCAGGGCGGATACAACGAGGAGTTCATCCGCGCCCAGGACTGGGAGCTGAACTTCCGCATCCGCGAAGCCGGCGGCCTGATCTGGTTCTCGCCGGAGCTGAAGGTCCAGTACCGCCCCCGGCGCTCCGTCAAGGCCCTGGCCAAGCAGTACAAGGACTACGGGCGCTGGCGGCACGTGGTGGCCCGCTACCACTCGGGCTCCATCAACCTGCGCTACCTGGCCCCGCCGACCCTCGTCTGCGCGCTCGCCGCGGGCTTGGTCGTGGGCGTGACGGTCACCCCGCTCGGCTTCGCCATCCCGGCCGGCTACCTCGCGGCGATCGCCGTGGGCTCCGTGCCGGCCGGCAAGGGGCTGCCGCTGAAGGCCCGGGCACAGATCCCCGTGGCCCTCGCGACCATGCACCTGTGCTGGGGCTTCGGCTTCCTGACCAGCCCGCGGGCCCTGGCGAACAAGCTCATCGCGAGCCGCCGCCCGGCCGTGCACCGGGACTCCTCGCAGGTCTGA
- a CDS encoding LCP family protein produces MPQPHRPTRPAGPSQPQRARRGGGGPARRRGERPRWGVRLAAGLSVVVLGSGAVGHAVMTGLDTGIERVDPFKDMKNRPQAGHGLNFLLVGTDGREKISPEEKREYRLGGAPCHCTDTIMLLHLSADKERASVISLPRDSYAEVPAHRDLVTGKAHRAHPLKLNAAYAEGGPNLTVRTVENMTRVKIDHYLEVDFTSFMKTVDAMGGVDICTAKTMRDPNTGLDLLPGTHRLSGGQALQYVRSRHVDGASDLGRMQRQQRFIAALIKQATGGGVLLNPVKFKEVSSTLLGSVRADKDFGSEQMLALGQAMRDFTPSSSEFASVPVGDPSFRLKGIGSTVKWDEPKAAKLFEALREDRPLAPPRPGKTGAGRPAAVPVDVPPQQVRVQVENGTRIDGLGGRVDAALRATGFDTTRAPGNGASRDVKRTVITYDPRWDRSARSVATALPGSELRAVAGQGRTVLVAAGSDYRKVVPVRAEDPYQGAFGVVTGDQVVCGT; encoded by the coding sequence GTGCCCCAGCCGCACCGTCCCACCCGTCCCGCAGGGCCGTCCCAGCCGCAGCGCGCACGGCGCGGTGGTGGCGGCCCGGCACGGCGCCGGGGCGAGCGCCCCCGGTGGGGGGTGCGGCTCGCGGCCGGGCTCTCGGTGGTGGTGCTGGGCTCCGGGGCCGTCGGGCACGCCGTGATGACCGGCCTGGACACCGGGATCGAGCGGGTGGACCCGTTCAAGGACATGAAGAACCGCCCGCAGGCCGGACACGGCCTCAACTTCCTGCTGGTGGGCACCGACGGCCGGGAGAAGATCTCCCCGGAGGAGAAGCGCGAGTACCGCCTGGGCGGGGCACCCTGCCACTGCACGGACACGATCATGCTGCTGCACCTGTCGGCCGACAAGGAGCGGGCCAGCGTGATCAGCCTGCCCCGCGACAGCTACGCCGAGGTGCCCGCGCACCGTGACCTGGTCACCGGCAAGGCGCACCGGGCCCACCCCCTGAAGCTGAACGCGGCGTACGCGGAGGGCGGTCCCAACCTGACCGTGCGGACCGTCGAGAACATGACCCGGGTGAAGATCGACCACTACCTGGAGGTCGACTTCACCAGCTTCATGAAGACGGTCGACGCGATGGGCGGCGTGGACATCTGCACGGCCAAGACGATGCGCGACCCGAACACCGGCCTCGACCTGCTGCCCGGCACCCACCGCCTCAGTGGCGGCCAGGCCCTGCAGTACGTGCGCTCGCGCCACGTCGACGGCGCCTCCGACCTCGGCCGGATGCAGCGCCAGCAGCGGTTCATCGCCGCCCTGATCAAGCAGGCGACCGGCGGCGGGGTGCTGCTGAACCCGGTCAAGTTCAAGGAAGTCAGCTCCACCCTGCTCGGCTCGGTGCGCGCCGACAAGGACTTCGGCTCGGAGCAGATGCTGGCGCTCGGGCAGGCGATGCGGGACTTCACCCCGTCCTCGTCGGAGTTCGCCTCGGTGCCCGTCGGCGACCCCTCGTTCCGCCTCAAGGGCATCGGATCCACCGTGAAGTGGGACGAGCCGAAGGCGGCCAAGCTGTTCGAGGCCCTGCGGGAGGACCGGCCGCTGGCTCCGCCGCGGCCCGGGAAGACCGGCGCCGGCCGGCCCGCGGCGGTCCCCGTGGACGTGCCCCCGCAGCAGGTCCGGGTCCAGGTGGAGAACGGGACGCGCATCGACGGGCTGGGCGGGCGGGTCGACGCGGCGCTGCGCGCCACCGGTTTCGACACCACCCGGGCCCCGGGCAACGGCGCCAGCCGCGACGTCAAGCGCACGGTGATCACGTACGACCCGCGCTGGGACCGCTCCGCCCGGTCGGTGGCGACCGCCCTGCCGGGCAGCGAACTGCGGGCGGTGGCGGGCCAGGGCCGGACGGTGCTGGTCGCCGCCGGCTCGGACTACCGCAAGGTGGTGCCGGTCCGCGCGGAGGACCCGTACCAGGGCGCCTTCGGGGTGGTCACGGGCGACCAGGTGGTCTGCGGGACATAG